The Vicia villosa cultivar HV-30 ecotype Madison, WI linkage group LG1, Vvil1.0, whole genome shotgun sequence genome includes a region encoding these proteins:
- the LOC131627572 gene encoding uncharacterized protein LOC131627572 produces the protein MDFSFSGSEGLSGGLLTIWRTQSVTVVASFSGPGYLGSKVMWKGNVYYIFNVYSACTLSLKRILWKRLIDLKNKYQDGEWIIGGDFNAVKKRSERCGLSSRNCNIEWREFSDFIDETGLVNVPCKGKRFSWFSGDGKSKSRIDRFLISNNIILSWGVVGQWIGLRDVSNHCPVWLMVDKEDWGHKPFKFNNKWFKDKSFFDFVKKEWEGFTVHGRGDYVLKEKFRFLKERLKWWEKNVFGRIDLEIEENVKVLNDWDDRDMWEEELHLNKVKASKNIWFNLKLKENMLIQKSRLKWLNAGDVNSRFFHNVVKERRRRNRICLLNSNEGVVSSVKEVKDKVKSHFECKFKEDCFERPLLDGIAFKSLSEDQACSLEVPFSMEEIK, from the coding sequence ATGGACTTTTCTTTTTCAGGATCGGAAGGATTGTCGGGGGGCTTGCTGACCATTTGGAGAACTCAATCAGTTACTGTTGTGGCTAGTTTTTCTGGACCGGGGTACCTTGGTTCGAAAGTTATGTGGAAAGGAAATGTTTACTATATTTTCAATGTTTATTCAGCCTGCACTCTATCTCTAAAGCGTATTTTGTGGAAACGGTTGATCGATTTGAAAAACAAATATCAAGATGGAGAATGGATAATAGGGGGAGATTTCAACGCAGTAAAAAAGAGGAGTGAGAGATGTGGTCTTTCTTCTAGGAATTGCAATATAGAATGGAGGGAATTTTCTGATTTTATTGATGAAACCGGTCTTGTTAATGTGCCTTGCAAAGGAAAGAGGTTCTCTTGGTTTAGTGGGGATGGTAAATCAAAGAGCAGAATTGATAGGTTTCTTATTTCCAACAACATTATTTTGTCTTGGGGAGTAGTTGGCCAATGGATAGGATTGCGTGAtgtttccaatcattgcccggtTTGGTTGATGGTAGACAAAGAAGATTGGGGACATAAACCGTTTAAGTTCAATAACAAATGGTTTAAAGACAAGAGTTTCTTCGACTTTGTTAAGAAGGAATGGGAGGGGTTTACCGTTCATGGGAGGGGAGATTATGTCTTAAAGGAGAAATTTCGCTTTCTTAAAGAGAGATTGAAGTGGTGGGAGAAAAATGTGTTTGGAAGGATAGATCTTGAGATAGAGGAGAATGTTAAGGTGTTGAACGATTGGGACGATAGAGATATGTGGGAGGAAGAGTTGCATCTTAACAAAGTTAAGGCTTCTAAGAACATTTGGTTCAATCTTAAACTCAAAGAGAACATGCTAATTCAAAAAAGTAGGTTGAAGTGGTTAAACGCTGGGGATGTCAATAGTAGATTCTTTCATAACGTGGTTAAGGAGAGGAGACGTAGGAACCGCATTTGTTTGCTAAATTCTAATGAAGGAGTCGTTTCTTCGGTTAAGGAGGTGAAGGATAAAGTGAAGTCCCATTTTGAGTGCAAATTCAAGGAGGATTGTTTCGAAAGACCTTTGTTGGATGGTATTGCTTTCAAATCATTGAGCGAGGATCAAGCTTGTTCGTTAGAGGTCCCTTTTTCGATGGAGGAAATAAAATAG